The genomic region CCACGCCCTGAAGCTCATCTCGATCTGAAACGCGTACCCATTCGAACGGACTTGGTCGAGTGGGATGGCCATCAGCACTTCGCGGCGGAAGCACTTGAAGCCACCTGTCGCGTCGCCCAGGCGAAGCCCAGTCACCGCGCGGGCATAGATGTTCGCGCCGTACGACAACATCAGGCGCGTCATCGGCCAATTGACGACCGTCACCTTGCCGTCGCGATAGCGGGAGCCGAGCACCAAGTCCGTGTCACGGATCGCCGCCAGAAACTCAGGCAAATGGCCGGGGTCGTGGGAAAAGTCAGCGTCCATCTCGAAGATGAACGCGTAGTCGCGTTCGAGTGCCCACGTGAACCCGGCCAAATACGCGCGGCCCAGACCTTCCTTCCCTGCCCGATGCAGCACGTGCACACGCGGGTCGGCCGCCGCCAGTTGATCGGCGAGCTGACCCGTGCCATCGGGCGAGTTGTCGTCAACGACCAAGACGTCGAGTCGCGTATCCTGGGCAAGGATCAGCGGAACGATGCGGGTGACATTCTCGCTCTCGTTATACGTCGGGACGATCACGAGGGCGCGTTCGCCAAGCGCGAGTGAACCACGCGCCGGAGTAGCAATTCGGGACACGAGTGTCGCCTCAGGCCGAGAGAACGTTGGCCGATACGACGGCCTTTCGGTCAAGCGCGAACCCGATAATCCACCAGAGCAACGCCGCGCCAAGTGCCAGCAATGTCAACAACTTCCCCGTGTGATATGGTGCACTGTCGAAGCGGAGCTGCACGGACTTCGCGCCCGTGGGCAGCTCGACGCCAATAAGTGTATAGTCGGCCCGGGCAATCGTGGCAGGCTTGCCGTCCACCATTGCCGTCCACCCTGGATAGAAATTTTCGGAGACCACCAAGGCGCTGCCGGCTGGCGCTGGTCCGCCTAAGGTGATGTCGATCGCCCCGGCTTGATACTTCGTGATCTCGACGCCGAACGGCACCGGCTCAGGCAACGGCGAGTTCACCGGTCTGGCCTGAATGGTCGAGGTTGAATCAAAGATCGCGACGCGCTTCACATCGAACAACGGGTTGAGCACGGTCGCCTTGGTGGTCGGATCGTCGAGCTTCACGATCAGCGGCGTCACCCATGCCGCCGGGTGATCACCGGGAAGCTCGTACAGATAGGTCATCGTCCCGGCGGCGTTGCGCACAGGGCCGGCGGCCAACTTCGCTCCCTGAAACGGCAGCCCCGGCGTATTGGTATAAAAGAATCGCGCGTTGGTGAGCGACCAGAAATTCGGGTTCGCGATCGACTGGAAACCCTCGCTCTTGCCGTAGAGTTCCTGGTAGCGACCGATCTCGTTGCCGTGATAGCCGAGGACTCCACGGATGCCGTGGGACATGAGCGCGTCGCCGAGCACGAACGGATCGTGCGATGCCATGTTGTCGCCAAGCGGAATGGCGATGACACGAGCCGGCTCCGTTTGTGACTTGAGGAACCGGATGATGTCGTCCTCCGCGTAGAGCTCCTCGGCGCGGGCCGAAAATGTCCAGTAGTCCCGCTCGACACTCCACAAGTCGAGCGCGACCAAGGCGGCAAGCAGCCAGCCGGCGAGGGGTGCCTTGAGGGCGCCTCGCGCCACCGCGAGCATCAGCCCGAGCAGCGCCATAACGGCGACGGCCGATCGCCAGGCGCCGGCGACAACCGCCGCCGAATTGGCTTCAATGAGGTCGCCGCGCGCATCGCCGAGGAGCGACATCGCGAAGTTCGTGAAGCCTCCCGTGGTGGCGAGGACACCGGTAAGCAGCGCGACGCTGCCCCAGCCGATCGCGTATCGGATGGTCGCCTTGCCCGCGAGCACCCGCTCAGCGCCGAATGCTGCCAATACCGCGCACGCCAAGGCCGTCACATAGAGAATCGTGCTTGGTGCACGGAAGAACTTGGTGCCCGGGACGACCGCATAGACCAGCTGATAGAACGGTGTGCTGCCGCCCCACGCCCAGAGGAGCGAGACGATCAGCGTGGCAAGCCAGAACCAGGCGTGCGACCGATGTCGGTTCGCGAGCCCGCCGCCGAACGCAAAAAGGGCAAGCACCAGCACCGACGCACCGATGTACTCGCTGTGAAAGTGGATGCCGTTGCGTCCCCAGTAGTGCTCGAGAATGCCCGAGAACTGCGGTAGATACATGTTGATCGTTTCCTCGAGCGGAAACGAAAAGCTGGTCGCGTAGTCGTAACCCTTGCCGCCGGCGCGGGGAGACCACGGCACGTATTGCTGCACCGGGAGATACTGCACTGCGCCGATCACCGCGCCGAGCACGACAGCCCCGAGCGCCAAGGCCAATCGCGGGAGGGGCCGCGCGTCCCGCACCGGCGCTGCAAACTCCGTCGGGAGACTCCACGGTCGCAGCGCCAAGAACAGGGCGTAGCCCCCGCAGGTGAGCAGCATGTACTGCAGTAACTGGGGATGTGGAGAGAGCACCGCCAGCCCGACGATCAACGCGAGCAGCCCCCAGGCATCGCGTCGCCCGTCGCGCATGCCGCGGACCAGCGCCCAGAGGGCGGCCGGCAACAGCGCACTGACGAACAGCTTTCCATCGTGTCCGGGCGACGCGTATGACGCGACCGCGCCACTGAGCAGATAGGCGACGCCGCCCACAAGGGCGCTCTGAAACCGAACACCGGCTGCCCGAAGGAACCCAAACGTGAAGACGCCGGCCAGCAGCATGTGGAGCACAAAGCCCCACGTCATCGCGATGTCGGTCGGCAGCACCAACCGCAGCAGGAAAGTCGGGTAGAAGATGTCGCCGTGCATGGCCGCGATATACGGCATGCCGCCGAACTGATACGGATTCCACTGCGGGAATCCCTGACCATCGCGAAGCGCGCGGGCCGCGAACTCACGGAAGGAGTAGCCCGCGATGTACTGATCCGAATTCGGATTGACGAGAAACGCGCCACCGAGCGCCGGCCACGCCAGCAGCATTGTCGCGATAAGGCAGACGAGTGCCGCCCAAGCGAGCGGGAAGCGAGGTGCCGGGGGCGCTACATTCGTCGCGTCAGTGCGGGCCATCGAGAAGACTGGAAGGGTGCTGGAGAGCCGCGCGCTGCGAGGCGGGGAGGAAGAGCAGGCTGACGAGCCCCGGCAGCACTTCAAGCACGGTGAGCCAGACCCGTGATGTGACGCCGAGGATGACCGCGTCCCCCTGCCCTGCGGCGCCGACACCCACCAGAAAAACGGTCAGCGCCGCCTCTCGGAACCCCAGTCCCCCTGGAGAGAACAGGACGAGATACCCGATAAGGTACGAAGCGGTGAAAACTGCGATGAAGAGGGCCGGATCGCTACTGATTCGCGGAGTGACGCCGCGAGAGAACAATGCAAACGCCAACCCATACCCCAACCACGACGCAGCGTTCATCGCCGCCGCAGCCCAGAGCGTGCTTGCCGACAACTGCTTGCTGGCCATCGGCACGCCTCGTTTGGCCGCGAACCAACCGAGCACCGGCGGCAGCAGCCGCGGCAACGCCAGCACGCCGGCAAGAAACACCGCAGTCGCGACCATCGCACCGGTGCGGAAACCGGGATACACCGTGTCGAGTCCTTCAGCACCCATGATCACGCCAATGCCGAACCCCGCGCCGATGTTCAATAGCGTCCCGAGTACGGCCGCACCGGCGGCCGCCGTTCCCGAGACGCCTTCGCGGGCCGCCAGAACGCTTAGGGCGCCGACCGACCACACTTTTCCGGGAATCCAACGACCGAGATTGGCGATGGTCCAGATGCGCACGGCCGCGGGATATGGCAAATCACCACCCCATCCCCGCAGCAAGACGCGCCAGCTCTGAATCAGCAGAGCGTAGACCGCAAGCACGGTGGCGCTGGCAGCCGCGATCCAGCGCCACTCCACCCGGAGGTCACGCGCCGATGCCCGCATCTCCGCCCACTGTCCGTGGAGCGCCCACGCGATAAAGACACCCGTGAGCAGCAGTACCAGCACCTTGAGCGCGGGGTGGCGCAGCGCGCCGCCCGCAGGCCACGAGGACGTTGGCGTCATCGCGCGGCCTGCCGGTAGTGCGTGAGGTAGCGATCGGCCACAGTCGCCGGAGAAAACCGCACGAGCATTTCATCCCGTGCGGTCATGCCGAGAGCCGCCGCCGTCGTCCCATCGGCCAACAAGCGGGCAAGAGCTTCGCCCAACGCCTGCGTATCGCCCACGGTGACCAGCGTTCCACCGTGGTCGGGACGCACCACGTCGATCAGCCCACCGTCCGCGTAGGCCACAACGGGCGTGCCGCACAGCTGCGCTTCGACTGCCACTAAGCCAAGTCCTTCTTCACGCGACGGTATGGCCAGTGCACACGCGCCTTGATACAGCGGCACCAGTGCCGGCTGTGTCAGTGCGCCGTGCCATCGTACGCGGTCTTCGAGACCACGTGCTGCGGCACGCGCCTTCAACGCATCGGCGTCCGGCCCGTCGCCGACCACGTCGAGCGTCGTCGGTCCGCCATCGCGCTGTGCGTCGTACGCGCACATCGCTGGCGACACCATGGCGTCGAGCAAGTCCGCGAGGCCCTTCTGCGCGTTCAGCCGGCCCACGAAGAGAATTCCACGTCGGGCGGCCGAGGTGTCGGCGGGCGGCGCGAAGTGTCGCGCATTGATCGGCATCGGTGACACGACGATGGTCGCGTCGGGCACGATGCGACGCGCGGTGTCGGCGAGCCACCCTGAGACGGCCGTACACATCGCGGCTTCGCCAAGCACGGCACGCATGATGGGGTGCGCCGGCGCGGTGCGCTGGGCCAGACGCACATCGGATCCGTGCATCGTGATCATCAGTGGCGGATCACCTGCGCGCCGCGCGCGCCAGAGTGCGAGTGCCGACGGGAACCACCAGTGGGCATGCACAATGTCGTAGGGCGCCCCGGCGCGCGCCGCTGCATCGAGCTGCGCTCGCACCGCCCGACGTAACGCGCGCAGCATCCGCAGCAGCGACACCTTTCCGGTCCACGATCCCATGACCTGCTCGGCCATGTTACCGGCATACGCGAGCGTCATCTGCGCATCGCTGGCGTAGCGTACATGCTGGATGCGCACGCCTTCGAGCGTCGCCTCGTCGGCAAGACCGGCCGCGCCAGGCGCAATGATGTGGACCGTGGCACCGGCCGTCTGCAGCGCGACCGCGAGCCTCAGCACGAACGAACCGGCCGCATCGCCGTCGAAGCGCGGCACATTGTGTGTGACAAACAGCACGCGCGCGGCGCGAGGCACCGAGGCGCCGGCCGTCAGCGGCGGTCGCGATCGACGCCGGAGGTCACGCTGGGCGCGACGTCGTCGGCATCCTCGTCCTGCTGCGCACTGGCCAACTCGTCGAGTTCGCGCCGCAACTCCCGCACCTCGGAGCGCTGTTGCGCGATCTGCTCACCGAGCAACCCGGTGGCAAAGAAGATCGAGCCGAGCATGAGGCAGGTCTGGATCACCGTCCACACCCAACGCTGCCCCTGTCCGGTCATCGCCAGCCACACGAGCGCGCCCAGTCCGGACAGCACGCCGAGGGCGAACAGCGCCACCCCGATCATGCCGAACGCGAGCAACGGCTTCTGGCCAAACTTGAGTTCGAACCAGACGGCGACCATGTCGAGCACCCCGATCGGGATGCGAGACAACCCGAACTTCGACCGGCCCGAATGACGCGCATAGAGCGGCACCGGGACTTCGGTCACCGTGAAGCCTTGCGCCGCCGCCATCACGATCATGTACCGATGGAAATCAGGACGCATCGGCAGCGCTGCCATGATTTCGCGACGATACGCCTTCACGTTGTTCAGATCGCGCACCGGCACATGAAAGAGCGTGCGACTGAGCTTGTTGTAGATGCCCGACACGAACGCCTTCTCGTATTTGCCTTGCTTGTATCCCGTGACCATGTCCGACTCACCCGCCAGAATCGGGTTCACCAGCCGCGGAATATCCTCAGGCTTGAATTGCAGGTCGGCGGGATAGAACACCAGCACGCGCCCGTGCGACTGGAGATACCCGGTGCGCAGGGCTTCGGCGATGCCGCGCTGCGCGCGGTGGCGCACCGGCCGCAAAAACGGGTATGGCGTACGAAGCTCCTGCAGCAGCGCCCAGCTTCCGTCGGTCGATCCATCGTCGACGACGACGACCTCGTAGCGGGCGGACTCATTCCGGAAGGTCGCCTCACAGAGCTCGAGAAAGAGCGCGAGGTTGCCTGCCTCGTCCTTCGCAGGCACGAGGACGCTGACGTCGACGACAGGAGTTGACGTCGCACGGGACACGCGCCGGAGCGGACGAGCGGAGACGGCCATTCGGAGAGCGAGGTGATCGCGTTCAGTCGCGCGCGCGGGTCACACGCGCTTGCGCATACGGGCGGGCAGCACGCCGAGTTGGTCACGGTACTTGGCGACCGTACGACGCGCGATCTGTACACCGGTTTGCTGCAGGATCTCGACGATGGCCTGATCCGTGAGCGGATTCTTGGTGTCTTCGCCCGAAACCAGCTTCTGAATCTGATCCTTGATGCCGCGCGCCGACACGTCGTCACCATCGCTGGTGGCGAGCCCGGAGGAGAAGAAGAACTTGAGCGGCAGGACACCGCGCGGCGTTTGCACGAACTTCTCGTTGGTCACGCGACTGACAGTGGATTCATGCATTCCCACCGCTTCGGCCACTTCACGCAGGGTGAGCGGACGAAGCGCCTGCACACCACGCTCGAAGAAGTCGCGCTGCCGATCGACGATGTAGTGCATGACCTTGAGCATCGTCTGGCGACGCTGCTCGATGGCCTGAATCATCCAGTTGGCCGAGTTCAGCTTGCTGGCGATGAAGTCCTTGCTCTCGGTGTCGAACTTCTTCTTGTCGCGGGCGATCTCCTGATACGCACGCGAGAGCTTGAGCCGAGGCAGGTTCCCGTCGTTCAGAAAGATATGATACGCCTGGTCGATCTTGTCGACGACGAGATCGGGGATGATGTAGTTGTCACCGCCGGCGCTGTAGCGCAGACCGGGCTTCGGATCGAGCTTGGCGATTTCATCGGCGGCGCTCTGCACTTCCTGCGCGCTGATGCTGAACCGCTTCGACAGCTCGCTCCACCGGTGCGAGATCAGCTCTTCGAATGATTCCTCGACGAGCCGATACGCCATGGAGTCCCGATGGCCGGCCGCGCGTAACTGCAGCAGCAGGCATTCGCGCAGATCGCGTGCGCCGACGCCGGGCGGATCGAGCTCTTGAATGATCGCGAGCATCGCCTGCATCTCGGCGTCGCTGAATGGCGCGACTTCCGCGTCGCGCTCTTCCGCTTCGGCCGCAAGCCACTCGTTCACCCCGCGCTGGATGACCTCGAGCGGACAGGCGAGATATCCATCGTCGGAAATATTGCCGACGAACTCATCGGCGAGGATCGCCTCGCGCGGCGACATCTCGATCAACGACAGCTGTTCGGTGAGATGATCCGACAGATGCTTCGTGTCGACGGTGACCGGCTCGTACCATTCCCGCTGTTCGTGCTCTTCCCGCTGCCCGCCCGTCTCGAAGCCGTCAAGCAACACCGCTTCCCAATCGACATCGTCGTCACCGGTCTTCTCCGGCTCAGACTCGATGGCCGTTTCCGGTTCGGCCAGATCCTGTGCCTCCGGCACTTCGTCCGCATCGGCGGATTCGTCGTCTTCGTCCTCAGGCTCCACGAGATCGAGAAACGGATTCGTGAGGAGCTCCTGCTTGAGGTGCTGCTGCAAGTCGAGCAGGGGCATGTACAGCAAATCCATCGCCTGATACAGGCGCGGATTGACTTTGAGCTCCTGCCGGAGTCCGGTGCTCTGTTGGAGACCTGGCCTCATGACGTCACCACCTCTTCATCAGCTTCAGCGAAGCGTGCGCGGAGTCGCGCGGTAAGCGTCGGCCCCAGGTATTTCTCAGCAACCGTATCATCGAACACCAGTTCACGAACGGTGCCAGAGACTTTCACCTGCCCATCGAACATGATGTACGCGCGGTCCACGATGTCCAGCGTCTGCTCAACATTGTGGTCACTGATGAGCACGCCGATGCCCCGAAGGCGCAGTCCCGCCACGATGGTTTGGATGTCGTGCACCGCGATCGGATCGACGCCCGCGAACGGTTCGTCGAGCATCATGAACTTGGGCTGCGTCACCAATGCCCGTGTGATTTCGAGTCGACGGCGCTCGCCACCGGAGAGCTGGAAGGCCCGGCTGCTGCGGAGGTGCTTGATACTGAGTTCGTCGAGCAGCGTTTCTAGGCGCTCCTTCCGCTCGGCCGCAGAGAGCGGCAGCGTTTCGAGGATCGCCAGAATATTTTGCTCGACGGTGAGCTTCCGGAAGATGGAAGGCTCCTGCGAGAGGTACCCGATGCCCTGGCGGGCACGCTGATACATCGGCATGCCAGTAATGTCCTGCCCATCGAGTGTGATGCGTCCCGACTGCGGTTCGATGAGACCGACCAGCATGTAGAACGTGGTCGTTTTTCCGGCACCGTTAGGTCCCAGCAGGCCGACGATTTCGCCTTGCGCGACGTTCAAGGCCACGTCGTTCACGACGCGACGGCCGCGATACGCCTTTATCAATCCTTCAGCGCTGAGCACCGAGTCGCCGGTCACGGGCAGGCTCACGGCGGGTGTGGGCGTGCGGCCAACCCGTGGAAACTCGCCGGTCGCCTTCAGCTGACGCGCAAGCTCGGCGCGATGCGCCCGCAGTGCCGTCCAAAGTGTTGGCGACACCTGAACCGTGGACTCCGGCGACGCCAGGCCATGCGCCGGAACCTCCAGCACCCCACCGGCCGCCAGCCGTGGCAAGACCGCCGTCGCCAGATGCGCACGGACCTCGTCCATCGGAAGCCGCGGACCGTCGGCGTGCTGCTCGATGTATCGGCCGGCGATGGCGTGAAGAGCCGCCGAGCCGTGCGCGTCGGCCGCCTCGATGACCGCGCCAAGGGCCGATGCCATCGACCGGTCGCCGTGCACGACGCGATCGACCAACGCGAGGGTCTCCTCGAGCGACGTCGGCGTGGGCGAAGCGGAAT from Gemmatimonas sp. harbors:
- a CDS encoding polyprenol monophosphomannose synthase — translated: MATPARGSLALGERALVIVPTYNESENVTRIVPLILAQDTRLDVLVVDDNSPDGTGQLADQLAAADPRVHVLHRAGKEGLGRAYLAGFTWALERDYAFIFEMDADFSHDPGHLPEFLAAIRDTDLVLGSRYRDGKVTVVNWPMTRLMLSYGANIYARAVTGLRLGDATGGFKCFRREVLMAIPLDQVRSNGYAFQIEMSFRAWKRGFRIAEIPIVFHDRTEGESKMSKRIVREAIWMVWRLRWWAITGNA
- a CDS encoding lysylphosphatidylglycerol synthase domain-containing protein yields the protein MTPTSSWPAGGALRHPALKVLVLLLTGVFIAWALHGQWAEMRASARDLRVEWRWIAAASATVLAVYALLIQSWRVLLRGWGGDLPYPAAVRIWTIANLGRWIPGKVWSVGALSVLAAREGVSGTAAAGAAVLGTLLNIGAGFGIGVIMGAEGLDTVYPGFRTGAMVATAVFLAGVLALPRLLPPVLGWFAAKRGVPMASKQLSASTLWAAAAMNAASWLGYGLAFALFSRGVTPRISSDPALFIAVFTASYLIGYLVLFSPGGLGFREAALTVFLVGVGAAGQGDAVILGVTSRVWLTVLEVLPGLVSLLFLPASQRAALQHPSSLLDGPH
- a CDS encoding glycosyltransferase; its protein translation is MPRAARVLFVTHNVPRFDGDAAGSFVLRLAVALQTAGATVHIIAPGAAGLADEATLEGVRIQHVRYASDAQMTLAYAGNMAEQVMGSWTGKVSLLRMLRALRRAVRAQLDAAARAGAPYDIVHAHWWFPSALALWRARRAGDPPLMITMHGSDVRLAQRTAPAHPIMRAVLGEAAMCTAVSGWLADTARRIVPDATIVVSPMPINARHFAPPADTSAARRGILFVGRLNAQKGLADLLDAMVSPAMCAYDAQRDGGPTTLDVVGDGPDADALKARAAARGLEDRVRWHGALTQPALVPLYQGACALAIPSREEGLGLVAVEAQLCGTPVVAYADGGLIDVVRPDHGGTLVTVGDTQALGEALARLLADGTTAAALGMTARDEMLVRFSPATVADRYLTHYRQAAR
- a CDS encoding glycosyltransferase family 2 protein, with protein sequence MAVSARPLRRVSRATSTPVVDVSVLVPAKDEAGNLALFLELCEATFRNESARYEVVVVDDGSTDGSWALLQELRTPYPFLRPVRHRAQRGIAEALRTGYLQSHGRVLVFYPADLQFKPEDIPRLVNPILAGESDMVTGYKQGKYEKAFVSGIYNKLSRTLFHVPVRDLNNVKAYRREIMAALPMRPDFHRYMIVMAAAQGFTVTEVPVPLYARHSGRSKFGLSRIPIGVLDMVAVWFELKFGQKPLLAFGMIGVALFALGVLSGLGALVWLAMTGQGQRWVWTVIQTCLMLGSIFFATGLLGEQIAQQRSEVRELRRELDELASAQQDEDADDVAPSVTSGVDRDRR
- the rpoN gene encoding RNA polymerase factor sigma-54, which translates into the protein MRPGLQQSTGLRQELKVNPRLYQAMDLLYMPLLDLQQHLKQELLTNPFLDLVEPEDEDDESADADEVPEAQDLAEPETAIESEPEKTGDDDVDWEAVLLDGFETGGQREEHEQREWYEPVTVDTKHLSDHLTEQLSLIEMSPREAILADEFVGNISDDGYLACPLEVIQRGVNEWLAAEAEERDAEVAPFSDAEMQAMLAIIQELDPPGVGARDLRECLLLQLRAAGHRDSMAYRLVEESFEELISHRWSELSKRFSISAQEVQSAADEIAKLDPKPGLRYSAGGDNYIIPDLVVDKIDQAYHIFLNDGNLPRLKLSRAYQEIARDKKKFDTESKDFIASKLNSANWMIQAIEQRRQTMLKVMHYIVDRQRDFFERGVQALRPLTLREVAEAVGMHESTVSRVTNEKFVQTPRGVLPLKFFFSSGLATSDGDDVSARGIKDQIQKLVSGEDTKNPLTDQAIVEILQQTGVQIARRTVAKYRDQLGVLPARMRKRV
- the lptB gene encoding LPS export ABC transporter ATP-binding protein; protein product: MTGDSVLSAEGLIKAYRGRRVVNDVALNVAQGEIVGLLGPNGAGKTTTFYMLVGLIEPQSGRITLDGQDITGMPMYQRARQGIGYLSQEPSIFRKLTVEQNILAILETLPLSAAERKERLETLLDELSIKHLRSSRAFQLSGGERRRLEITRALVTQPKFMMLDEPFAGVDPIAVHDIQTIVAGLRLRGIGVLISDHNVEQTLDIVDRAYIMFDGQVKVSGTVRELVFDDTVAEKYLGPTLTARLRARFAEADEEVVTS